The Juglans regia cultivar Chandler chromosome 2, Walnut 2.0, whole genome shotgun sequence genome includes a window with the following:
- the LOC109021295 gene encoding 50S ribosomal protein L34, chloroplastic-like, with product MASLTVLSSSSPWLSCGGGRHACIPSASLTFLAGSTRRSSVSLNVGSNPIPHSGLLHCSFIPSSSSSSSFSSSFSFPSSFSGLSLGLNLSYGNGVGREKARSLVVRARKFALCQTKRNRSRKSLARTQGFRRRMRTTSGRAILKRRRAKGQKVLCTKTNPNSGKRA from the exons ATGGCTTCGCTGACAGTGTTATCATCGTCGTCACCTTGGCTTTCGTGCGGAGGAGGTAGACATGCTTGCATTCCTTCAGCTTCCCTCACATTCCTTGCGGGTTCAACAAGGAGAAGCTCAGTGTCGTTGAATGTTGGGAGCAACCCCATCCCTCATTCCGGGCTACTTCATTGCTCCTTCAttccctcctcttcctcttcctcttctttttcgtcctctttctctttcccttCTTCCTTTTCAG gTTTATCTTTGGGTTTGAATTTGAGTTATGGTAATGGGGTCGGAAGAGAAAAAGCCCGCAGCTTAGTTGTGAGGGCTAGGAAGTTCGCTCTTTGTCAAACAAAGAGAAACAGGTCGCGAAAGTCTCTGGCTCGAACTCAAGGCTTCCGCAGACGGATGAGAACCACCAGTGGCAGAGCAATATTGAAGCGCCGACGTGCGAAGGGACAGAAGGTCCTCTGCACAAAGACCAACCCCAACAGCGGGAAGCGTGCTTAA